The Brassica rapa cultivar Chiifu-401-42 chromosome A10, CAAS_Brap_v3.01, whole genome shotgun sequence genome segment ctttaaaacaaatacatgaagacttgtaaaaataactataaaatgatTGATAGTTCTGAGTATTTGAGCTTTAATGAGttttaaatgaatttatgtatttttcataAGAAGACAATATCATTGGCATGTTGACATTGGGCATGTAAGCTATTTTTATAAGACAAGAAAAGTGAGCATGTGGAGATGTTGTTGCCGCCTTTGTGTCTGTCGGGATTGTCTCTTGTATCTCTTGTTGTGGCTGTgtttgtttatcttttatttgatgaataatatgtaaacaaaaatcattgtTAGCTGTATTTATCAGAGTTCATAACTTACTTTGCTTTTTTTGTTCAGGTAATTTCACTGATCTTGGTTGTCGTCTTCGTCTTCTTTGTTGCGAAAataagtttgtaaattgttaaatagctgaccgtgtagtttgtatttgtttagctgACTCGATGTATGTGTCGTTGCGAAAataagtttgtaaattgttaaatagatggccgtgtagtttgtatttgtttagctgACTCGATGTATGTGTCGTTGCAAAAATAAGTTTGCAAATTGTTAAATAGATGGccgtgtagtttgtatttgtttagctgACTCGATTTATGTGTCGTTGAGTTTTAGCTGAGGTGATTGGTttggtatatttgttttgaagtttatttctaagattagacaaaaaaaaagaggtgaTCATTATTGATTCGTCTTTTTTGAAattctagtttttggtgttttgattgtttgggttgttttggttttttttaagctgtaaaataaaagtttgtgTAAAATTAGTTTGATAAGTAAGGGATATAAATAGACGACCACAAAATTTGAGTaggaaatatttttgattattgatgttagcacaatatagataataatataaaataaattgtgtATTGATTGTTTCTTACGGATCAATGAAGAGACGGACAACGACTCGAGTTGTTTCTTTCAGCCTTGGACAGAACGGATCATATGTtactaaataatataaaattataaaattttacattttctaaaaagatttttttataaaacgactactttgcttttaaaaaaattgtacaaGTGACATCCTCGTCATCTAAATTAGCTGGCGTAGCATATATGTTGGCAAAATTAGATAACATGGCAACTGATGTGGTAATTGGTGTATGATTtcgtcaaaaaaataaataagaggtATGTTATTTGAAATTTACGAAAGTGCAGGTATATTTTTCACGGTGACATAAGTCGGATATGAATTGAACATATTGGGATACGTTGAGCATGAAATGATAGCTTTTCCACCGAATGCATATAGCAATCCACGAACTTTTTTATACGTTGTGCTCTTGGTATACAAGAATTAAGAACATTTTGTTCGATCATTCGATAATCATATAATATAGTCGTATTCTTTGATAGTCCCTTTGTTTAATTATAAGTGTCGTTTTAAGTTTCGGCATACGGATTaaataaacaattaattttgtacATTTCCTATAAAAAATACCATTACCTATACATCTAACTATATttaaaccaatagaaaaataaattttgcataaaattaataaattttgcattgaaaatcgaaaacgacacttattttgtaacgaaattttttttctaaaacgacacttaatatgaaacggaAAGAGTAATATATGACATAATAAATCAGATTCAAAGGGATTTCATAGATCGACAAGTGTCATTTTGTGTCGTGACGGAAAGCATGAGCAATAAAGCATTTTTCGTGGAGAATTGAATTTTCTGTTGTGGACTTATATGTGTACCTTTAATTACTcttctttatatttttcttctccGGACAGTCGTCAATTCAAAATTATagattgtttttaaattatgattttgCAAAATGTCGGGTTTGGTAAACACGTGTTGATCTCGAAATATACCCTCTCCAAACATTGATTGAGGACAATTCATATCTTTGATTAAAGACTTAAAGTAATGGACCTATCATTTATACTCTAATATATTGGCGTGTTAGATCAGATGAGCAACCACAACAAACGCAACGGTCAATTTTCACATGCTATGTATAATGCTTGATTCTGAAATTGTTTtccaaatattatttttctgtaCGAGGTTAGGAATATACTCAACAACTTCGTTTATCGGTTTTTTCTCACATGCAAGTTTGTATAGGTTAAGACAAACCAGGGCATAGCTTCTTTTTAACCAGTGTACAACTTTTTATCAAAACATGAGTGTTAATAGAAGGACTCATATGTCATCGTTTAcgtaatatatatcaaaatttggatgtattattcatatatattttttgtcaactcTAAGACATGTGTTATCTATTTCATTAAAACAACAACATGTAGAAATGTCAAAGTGGAATCTGGACCGCAGATCTTGCCCGGTAAGCTTGCTGCGGGATGGAATTAGGCCGACATTTGGTAAGCCCGCAGAGTAGCGGGCTTCCTTGTTGCAGGATGGGGCACATGTTAACCTGCGGGATTTGGATGGCCCACAAACTCTAGCCTCGATTTCTACTTTCACTTGAAacaacgagagagagagagagaagaaagaaggtGATTCGCCCATAGATGTTCACCGACGGCAAATGAAGCTGACCGATGATACTTCCGGATTCCCATGTTTCTTCTATCCTCAAGAGTGGAGCTTCTTTAATCCACCGAAAAAGTATACTCTTCTTAGCTCAGCATCGAAACTTCTATTCTTATTAGATATGCCACCGGAGGTTCTCTTTCTTTGCATGCATGGTCGTCATCTTCTCCTCTTCACCGAGAAGGTATGAAACTCATTATGTATCTTTGGTGATGCCAATTAGAATGTCTTGTAAAACTTGTAATCTGATATTGATAGTTTCTTGAAGTGAAATTACTTATGTTCAatctctgtgtttttttttgtgttttcgaGGTGAACAATGAGTAAAGGAAGATACGAAACAGAGCTGAAAGCATTGTAAGTTTTACTACTTTGAAATTTGATTCCGCTTCGCTTAGTTTTTTATGTTATGTCTCTGATATATTGATGTTGACTGCTTGTGATTGTGTCTTACTGTCGAGTAGTGTAGCAACTTGTTTCCAATTTTGCATTGTAGTACTGATATGTCTTTGATATTGTCTATGATATGTCTTTCGTTTTTGTTTGTGTTATGTCTCAAGGTGATGATGAACTAGGAGGCGAGTGGCTCATCTTCTTCTCCGCTTCACAAAACATGTATAAAACTCTCCATTCATCAGTTTAGTCTAATGTTTAGTTGCAATAGTCTTTGTCTCGGTTACTTGTATTATTTGTCTTGACTAGTTCAGTGGATTTTCGCAGCGTAACTAATGAACTTATACATAATCATCTCATCTTATATATGCACTTGTAATAGAAAAATAGATTTCAAGAAAATAGacttcaagaacaagaacaataTACAACAAATTTTGAGTTTGAATAGTAGATGCTACATATATCTTCATTATGTGCACTTAGGtacagtgaaacctctataaattaataatgttgggactgcaccaaaactataattttttattaatttatagagatattaatttatcgatatactaattgaaccaaaactCAATTTATGACTATaaagttatattattttatagagatttttagtgtatattaatttatagaatattattaatttaaagaggttatactgtaTGTAGTGGATCAGCCTGAAGCGGCATGGAGCAGCATGCAGCCTCAAGAAGCGTCCTGATGCACTTCTTTGGCATCCAGCCCGCGGGATGGCCTGTAAAGGATTGTGCACTTTGGCGGGGCGGGATTGGGCCGACCTGTTGGATACTGCAGTCCGTGTGGGTCTGACCCGCGAGAAGACAAACCCGCTGCAGTACAAGACGTACCAACCTATTTAACATTCCTAGCAACATGACCTTAATTGATTGATATAGGTGTGGTCcaactattttaatacaattattaaaaaaatttattaaccatttaagataaatattatacaaagaaaaacacaaatataaaaattaaatttctaaaaaaatataaaacaaaaaatatactaaaGAGGAGTTGTAATATATTAGCTCATTTGTTAAAAGAAGCTATCTACTAAAGAGGAGTTGTAATATATTAGCTCGTTTTTGTGACTTTGTGTTGATACCCTTTTGCTCTAGTCCTAACTCCTAACTCAAGCTCGGTATCCAGTAATGTGGACCACAAATGACTAACTAAAACTAAAGAAATAATTACCACAGTCAAACTATAATTCAAAGTTAGAATATGACCTACaattatttcattttaactCGAAAACAGGTGTTTAAGCTTCAGATATATTTCAAACTTAAAAGAGTTAaagtaaaaacttaaaaaagttGGTGCGGAATCGACAACTGTCAACTACGTTACATAAAAACACCAAACAGTACGCAATCTGCCGGCCATGCAGAATCAGGGAAAAAAGAAACTTCCCCGGGATACACGTGTTGGACGTAAATTGTGACACGTAGTTCTTTGGAACTTCTACTTCGGTAACTGCGACAAGGAAGAACCAACGACCTTAAACCGCTACGTGGGACTTGCGTCCAACACGCGTCCACTTAGGCCACAAAACAAGACTTTAGACCTAAACCTCATTTATGAATCAGGGACATGTAAACACGCCGTTAGTTCCTCGTTACTGCCAAaacctttgtttttttttctgcaaaCCCTTTCTTTCAAATCATTTACTggtttcttcttcatttttaataacttttacgtgtttgaaattgaattatttAAGTTAGTAATTGAAATATTTAACTTGTACGTGTTTGAAATTGGAATATAGCGACTGAATGTGAATCTGGATCtcaatttaaatttgaaatatcctttttatttattaaagaaCATTTATAGTTTTGTAGAACACTTATAGTTTACTATGTATAAAATCTAATATTCAACTCGCGCTTTATGTGAAACCCTCCCACGAACgtgaatttgaaagaaaaaaaaaattcttgatgCGCAGCTCCGATATGAAATAGAGAACATATATGACTCAGTTGAACATGGATCCATATGTATAGTAATCAGAtgattacattaaaaatgggaTTTTATCATTGTAACTGggaaatattatcaaatttcaATCAAGCTAACAATTTCAATTATTCTTATTCAacttacataaaataaatatgtgtATCTTCGGACCATCTGCAAgtaatactttaaaatatactaCATGTCTAGATACACATTAATAAGTAAAATCGTTACTGACTAGAAAAACACCCACCTTACACATGTCAGAAATGCCATACATATGGGACATTAAACTATTTGAAGCTATGGTTTTCTTGGTAACCTTCTAAAACCTATATGCATAAATTTAAacgattttaaataaaacacaaaAGTCATATATTGAGTTtggcataaaaaaaatatccattACCACACAAAACTTACGCATCAAACTGAGTATTTATCAAATCGGGCTTCAATCACTAGAAAGAAAAGGGGTGTTTTGCATTTTATCAAATCATAATAATGTGTGATGTAGAAATTCTAACGAGAAATTGGTAAGCTTTCATTTTAAAGTTACAAACACAAAGATGGGATAATTAATCAAACTAGCTTGCCAGAACCATTGTCTCCTTACCGAAAGCTGATCTCCAACCACCTACTAAAGTAACTAGCCATGTTTCCAGTTACTTTTTTCTTGTTATCGTCAATGTTCTAGTTTACCAGCAGAACATTACATATTGGTGTCACTACGtaataacaaaaaacaaaacaaatcataaGCTCTATATTTTAAGTATCAGTCAACAATATACATATTGGAATTTTTGGTGTTTTTTGGGTGTTTGTTAGTTAAAATTGATATAATATTTCGATCTCTTTATAAGATTTGAAAGTGATGGTTGGTATATGGCTCGACGAATGCAAGGTAAGAGCACAATTATCGCAGGTGCTTAAGCCGTTGCTTAGAGttaatttcaattaaaaaaaaaaaaaaaattaagaaaagagaaaacacgGCGCTTAATTAAGCCCGTGAAACAACGCTGCTTAGTGTGCACGTGTCAAGACAGGGGAGGGATGAGTGAAGTTTACGCGTGAAACAAATCAAACttggttctctctctctctctctcgaattCTCTCTCGAATCCTCTCTCCCGATATGCGAATCGCAATCGTCTCGGTGGCTCTGCTACCCTCGTCTCCCTCGGTGGCTCGGCGTCGACGATCTCGATGGTGGTTCTCCTCGACTGGGACGGAACTCTCGCGACGCTGGCTCTCTTCAAATCGAAAGGTAAGCGTCTCTTGTGTTCTTCGATTTTGCATGTgtttagattttgaattttattgtTCTGATAGGCTATTTTGTGTTTGTTATATGTTGGTTAGGTGTATTGCTGGTGATGGAGCCCTCTCTCGGTGGAGACGAAGCCTTTGTTCTGTCTCGTCGATTTGGTGTATCGGTGGCGACGGAGCTCTCCTCGACGGCGACGGAGCTCTCCTCGACGGCGACGTAGGTGCCGTTCGGCAAAGGTAAAGCTTCCTTCTTTCTCGTTTATTTGTTTGATGCGGTTTGTCCTGAAACGGGTGATGGTTTCATCAATTATGATTGGGTTGCAAGTTTGTTTCAATTAATATGGATGGATTAAAATAGATTTGTTTGTAACTTTGTTTCAACTTGGATTAGTTTCAATTTAGATGGAAGGATCAAATTTTATGTTCTCTCTTCATAAAGTCGTTTAGATATGTTTTCACTCTGTCTATTTAGATATGTTTTGGTTGCAAGTTCGTTAATGTTTCAGATGGGTGGATCAAAATCTTTTTTGATTCTGTCTGTTTCAGTTATGAAGCTAAGTTTATTTGTAAGagttttccataattttttttttgattactTTCTGTGTGTTGTGTCTTAACATGCGGAGTAAGTTTGGTCGAGGGTAGAAGCATGGAGTACATTTGGTCTTCGCAATACAGGTAAATGTCTACTTCCCTTGAATTGATTGCAAGCTTTACGGTTGAGTTAGAtagttaatgtttttatttagtgAACTAGGTTGTGGTTGTGGGATAAATAGAAGTGATGGTTAGCTAGAAACCGAGATTCTTGTCAAGCTTTAACTCTGTAATTAATATGGGTGTGTTAAATAGAAGTGATGGTTAGCTAGAAACCGAGATTCTTGTCAAGCTTTAACTCTGTAATTAATATGGTTGTGTGTTAAATAGAAGTGATGGTTAGCTAGAATATTGGTTGTGTGAGTGATGAATGCATTTATCTTTATATTCTCTATTTAAGTGAATGCGTTTAACTTCATCTCTTCCATCTATCTACCTCTCTTATCTTCCATCTCTTTTATCTTCCATCTCTCTTTTCTAATACGTAAGACTTATTCAAAAATGGATAATAATccatttttaaatgtaaattttgttGATCTTCTCCAAAGTCAACAAGATAGTGGCATAGGTTTAGAATCTTCTCCCATTCCTTTGTTTGGTACGCAAGCCACAGTAGATTCAAACATCGAGCAAGAGAGTCCACTGCAGCGTAAAGAACGCAGGGCTTGGTCGCAAACAGATGATGAGGTCCTCATCAGCGCTTGGCTTAACACCAGCAAAGATGCGGTTGTTGGGACCGAGCAAAAGTCTGGGGCCTTCTGGAAGAGAATAGCGGACTACTTTGCTGCTAGTCCGAAGCTTGCAGGCCTTGAAAAAAGAGAGCCATTGCACTGCAAGAATAGGTGGCACAAGATCAATGATCTTGTGTCCAAGTTCTGCGGAGCTTATGAAGCCGCAGCAAGACAGAAAACCTCAGGCCAAAATGATCATGATATTCTCAAACAAGCTCACCTTATCTTCTTGaacaactacaaaaaaaaattcactctGGAACATGCGTGGAAGGAGCTTCGCCATGACCAGAAGTGGTGTTATCTATCTACACAGAAAACCTCAAATAAGAGAAAAGGAGAGGACGGGGCTCAATCCTCAACACCTCGCGCAACTGAGGGGGTGGCTGGTGATGATCGGCCCCCTGGTGTTAAGGCTGCCAAGCGTAGTGGTAAGAAGCCAATGGAAGAGGGGAAGGGGCAAGAGGAGTTTGACCGGGTTTGGGCGTATAAGGACCAGGATTTGTCTAGGAGAGAAAATCTCTCCAAGATAGGTCTACTTGACCGTCTACTTGCTAGAACAGAGCCACTCCCTGACTATGAAGAAACGCTAAAGAAGAAACTCATCAATGAGTTGTTCTCCAGTTAGTGTAAAGAAGAAGCTCTTCTCTGCTAGTGTCGTATGTTTGTTATCTTTTTCATGCTTGTGTCATCTGTTTCATGTACTTGTTCTGTTTAAGCAATGAGAATGTTCTTGTTTGTGTGTTCATGTGTTTCTTGTTGATGTTCTTATGTTTCATGTACTTGTTCTGTTTAAGCAATGAGAATGTTCTTGTTTGTGTGTTCATGTGTTTCTTGTTGATGTTCTTATGTTTCATATTCTTGTTACTTTCAGGAGCAATGGGAGTGGAATAATCAGAGACGAAGAAGCTCTATTATGCTTGTGTCACGGGAGGAGATAGTCTTGTCGTCTCTTTTGTACTCTAGTGTAGTCTTGTCTTTTGTAAACTTGTGTCAAGTTGTGTCTTTTGTATTATTGGGTCACGGACTGAATGTTTTAAGAAGGCTTGTGTATGCTTGTGTCACGGACTGAATGATTAATGATAGCTTCTATATGCTTGTGTCACGGACTACACGCTTGTATCATTGTCTATATAAATGTTTCACTCATTTGTAACAAGAGTATTCAAACTGCTTtctcacctctctctctctctctctctctttctcatcGATATCTTCTCTTCTCAAATCGCTTTCCAAATCACGTAACCAAACCATTCCCCTTTCCAAATCACGTAACCAAACCAAATCACTTCTCAAATTCAAAGCCTTTTCAATCAAAAATATGGCATCATCTTCTCACAACAATTTAGAAGAATTGAGTGATGAAtattttgatcaatattttgatCAATATTGTGATCAATATTTTGATCAAACCTTAGCAAATTTAACCGTCGGCCATGAAGAAGAACCaaggaaacaaagaaaaaaacgagcttatatcgaaagaaatcgtgaAGAAGGGCACATTCGATTATGGAATGATTATTTCAGTGAAACTCCAACGTATACTGAAAATTTATTCCGACGAcgttttcgaatgaacaaaCCGTTGTTCATGCGCATTGTTGATCGACTCTCTACCGAAGTTGACTTCTTTCGCCAAAAGACAGATGGTCTAGGAAGGTTGGGGTTATCAACACTCCAAAAGTGTACGGCAGCCATTCGTCTATTGGCATATGGTACTGCGGCGGATACGGTAGACGAATACCTCCGGCTCGGCGAAACTACAAGTCGATCATGTTTGGAGAATTTCGTGGAAGGAATCATACA includes the following:
- the LOC117128966 gene encoding glutathione S-transferase T3-like → MDNNPFLNVNFVDLLQSQQDSGIGLESSPIPLFGTQATVDSNIEQESPLQRKERRAWSQTDDEVLISAWLNTSKDAVVGTEQKSGAFWKRIADYFAASPKLAGLEKREPLHCKNRWHKINDLVSKFCGAYEAAARQKTSGQNDHDILKQAHLIFLNNYKKKFTLEHAWKELRHDQKWCYLSTQKTSNKRKGEDGAQSSTPRATEGVAGDDRPPGVKAAKRSGKKPMEEGKGQEEFDRVWAYKDQDLSRRENLSKIGLLDRLLARTEPLPDYEETLKKKLINELFSS